A genomic stretch from Brucella sp. BE17 includes:
- a CDS encoding ABC transporter ATP-binding protein yields MESFGSFRRKFAPWNDPAAKPFISFENVTKIFDGFTAVDDLSLNVFNREFFSLLGASGCGKTTLMRMLAGFEEPTSGRITLDGQDLRGIPPYKRPVNMMFQSYALFPHMTVEKNIAFGLKQDGMAKSEMDDRVAEMLKLVKLEKFGKRKPHQLSGGQRQRVALARAVAKRPKVLLLDEPLGALDKKLREETQFELMDLQVKLGMTFMVVTHDQEEAMTMSDRIAVMDKGRIMQVATPAEVYEAPRSKFVADFIGNVNIIEGEVVKAFEGEAEIATEKFGFHIQTETRETLSPGQKVWYAVRPEKTRISREKPEEASINAVEGELWDIAYFGDMTVFHVRLDNGRTIKAASLNAVRKTENPLTYDERVWVSFDTDAGLVLTA; encoded by the coding sequence ATGGAATCTTTTGGCAGTTTTCGCCGCAAATTCGCGCCGTGGAATGATCCGGCGGCCAAGCCCTTTATTTCATTCGAGAACGTGACGAAAATATTCGACGGTTTTACTGCCGTCGATGATCTGTCTCTCAATGTTTTCAACCGCGAATTCTTTTCGCTTCTGGGAGCGTCCGGCTGTGGCAAGACAACGCTGATGCGCATGCTGGCCGGCTTTGAAGAACCTACATCAGGACGTATTACGCTTGATGGGCAGGATCTGCGCGGCATTCCGCCCTACAAGCGTCCAGTCAACATGATGTTCCAGTCTTATGCACTGTTCCCACATATGACAGTTGAAAAGAATATCGCTTTTGGCCTCAAGCAGGACGGTATGGCCAAATCTGAAATGGATGATCGCGTTGCCGAAATGCTGAAACTTGTAAAGCTCGAAAAATTCGGCAAGCGCAAGCCGCATCAGCTGTCCGGCGGGCAGCGCCAGCGCGTGGCACTTGCACGCGCGGTCGCCAAACGGCCAAAGGTGCTGTTGCTTGACGAGCCGCTCGGCGCGCTCGACAAGAAACTACGCGAAGAGACGCAGTTTGAGCTGATGGACTTGCAGGTCAAGCTCGGCATGACTTTCATGGTTGTCACCCACGATCAGGAAGAGGCGATGACCATGTCCGATCGCATTGCGGTCATGGACAAGGGGCGCATCATGCAGGTGGCAACACCGGCTGAAGTCTATGAAGCACCACGCTCGAAATTTGTCGCCGACTTTATCGGCAATGTGAATATCATCGAGGGCGAAGTAGTGAAGGCGTTTGAAGGCGAGGCCGAAATCGCCACGGAAAAGTTCGGCTTTCATATTCAAACCGAAACACGCGAAACGCTCAGCCCCGGGCAAAAGGTTTGGTATGCGGTGCGGCCCGAAAAGACCCGCATCAGCCGTGAAAAGCCCGAGGAAGCCTCCATCAATGCGGTCGAGGGCGAGTTGTGGGACATCGCGTATTTCGGTGATATGACGGTGTTTCACGTGCGCCTCGATAATGGGCGCACAATCAAAGCTGCAAGCCTCAATGCCGTGCGCAAGACCGAAAATCCGCTCACCTATGACGAACGGGTCTGGGTCTCATTCGACACCGATGCCGGTCTGGTGCTGACGGCCTGA
- a CDS encoding polyamine ABC transporter substrate-binding protein, with translation MRMKSFLLTTTLLAAAVFPASAQERVVNIYNWSDYIDDSILKDFTKETGIKVVYDVYDSNEILETKLLAGGSGYDLVVPSGEFLGRQIPAGVFLKLDKDKLPNLKNMWDEISTRAETYDPGNEYSVNYMWGTTGIGYNKAKIKEALGTDTIDSWDVLFDPEKSEKLKGCGIYLLDSASEMLRPALNYLGLDPNSPSPADLEKAQELYLKVRPNIRKFHSSEYINALANGDICMAIGYSGDIFQARDRAEKANHGVEVGYSIPKEGALIWFDQMAIPADAKHVPEALEFMNYIMRPEVAAKASDYVFYANGNEASQEFLNKEILDDPEIYPSEEVMKKLFVPTPYDQKTQRVVTRAWTKIVTGQ, from the coding sequence ATGAGGATGAAATCCTTCCTTCTGACGACGACACTTTTGGCCGCTGCCGTCTTCCCCGCGAGCGCGCAGGAGCGGGTTGTTAACATCTATAACTGGTCGGATTATATCGACGATTCCATCTTAAAGGATTTCACCAAGGAAACCGGGATCAAGGTTGTCTATGACGTCTATGATTCCAACGAAATTCTTGAAACCAAGCTTCTGGCTGGTGGCAGCGGCTACGATCTCGTTGTGCCTTCGGGTGAATTTCTCGGTCGCCAGATACCGGCGGGTGTCTTCCTGAAACTCGACAAGGACAAGCTGCCCAATCTCAAAAACATGTGGGACGAAATCTCAACCCGTGCCGAGACCTATGATCCGGGTAACGAATATTCAGTCAATTATATGTGGGGCACCACCGGCATTGGCTATAACAAGGCCAAGATCAAGGAAGCGCTCGGCACTGACACAATCGATTCCTGGGATGTCCTGTTTGACCCGGAAAAGTCAGAAAAGCTCAAAGGCTGCGGCATTTATCTGCTCGACTCGGCCAGTGAAATGCTGCGTCCAGCGCTGAATTATCTGGGTCTCGATCCGAATTCCCCATCTCCCGCCGATCTGGAAAAAGCGCAAGAGCTTTACCTGAAAGTACGTCCCAATATCCGGAAATTCCATTCATCGGAATATATCAATGCGCTGGCGAATGGCGATATCTGTATGGCCATCGGCTATTCGGGCGATATTTTTCAGGCCCGCGACCGTGCCGAAAAAGCCAATCACGGCGTCGAGGTCGGCTATTCCATCCCCAAGGAAGGCGCACTGATCTGGTTCGACCAGATGGCGATCCCTGCCGACGCCAAGCATGTGCCGGAAGCGCTTGAGTTCATGAACTACATCATGCGCCCGGAAGTGGCAGCCAAGGCATCCGACTATGTCTTTTACGCCAATGGAAACGAGGCTTCGCAGGAATTCCTCAACAAGGAAATTCTCGATGACCCGGAAATCTATCCGAGCGAAGAAGTCATGAAGAAACTGTTCGTGCCCACTCCCTATGACCAGAAGACCCAGCGCGTCGTCACGCGCGCGTGGACCAAGATCGTCACAGGCCAGTAA
- a CDS encoding short-chain fatty acyl-CoA regulator family protein, whose protein sequence is MSERKLFAGPRIRRIRNERGLTQTAMAEGLGISPSYLNLIERNQRPLTVQLLLKLASTYTLDLNSLQAESGTSIANLKEVFSDPLLAGELPGDQELIEVGEAAPNAATGMVKLYRAYREQQQRLTDLSQLLSHEGGEAQLSATRLPLDEVRDGMARRSNHYARIEEEADSFYALLKPEGDLPTALREWMKREHGIVVRTLPVASMPNWRRRYDRHSQRLFISERLSPYDQMQEIAIEAVLIRMQVVIGAEVEGLKLSTSEARRIARFELARYAAQALMMPYRAFRDAAVRVHYDIDVLRSRFGVSFQQAANRLTTLQRPGESAVPFFLMEVDHAGNRLRLAGAQGFPQRFGGQCPKLAVYSAFAQAGQVLAEPVVFPDGSAFLTVSRTLEGPQGAFGERPRRTAILLGCAMEAAGDTVYGAGKAAAIEIGPACRLCERQGCITRAEPPLTRPLGLDEMVAGLSAFDFQ, encoded by the coding sequence ATGAGTGAACGAAAGCTTTTCGCGGGCCCGCGCATCCGGCGCATTCGCAACGAGCGCGGACTGACCCAGACGGCGATGGCCGAGGGGCTTGGCATTTCGCCGTCCTATCTCAACCTCATCGAACGCAACCAACGCCCGCTGACCGTTCAGCTTTTGTTAAAACTGGCGAGTACTTACACACTCGATCTGAACAGTCTTCAGGCCGAGAGCGGGACAAGCATTGCCAACCTCAAGGAAGTTTTTTCCGACCCTTTATTAGCCGGAGAATTGCCGGGTGATCAGGAATTGATCGAGGTGGGCGAGGCGGCTCCCAACGCTGCCACCGGTATGGTAAAACTTTATCGCGCCTATCGGGAGCAGCAGCAACGCCTCACGGACCTGTCGCAATTGCTCAGCCATGAAGGCGGTGAAGCGCAACTTTCCGCAACGCGGTTACCACTTGATGAGGTGCGGGACGGGATGGCGCGGCGCAGCAATCATTATGCGCGGATTGAGGAGGAGGCGGACAGTTTTTATGCGCTTTTAAAGCCGGAGGGCGATCTGCCCACCGCCTTGCGGGAGTGGATGAAGCGCGAGCATGGCATTGTGGTGCGCACGTTGCCGGTGGCAAGCATGCCCAACTGGCGCAGGCGCTATGACCGGCATTCGCAACGACTTTTCATTTCCGAACGGCTGTCGCCCTATGATCAGATGCAGGAAATCGCGATCGAGGCGGTGCTGATACGCATGCAGGTGGTGATCGGCGCTGAAGTGGAAGGTCTAAAGCTATCAACAAGCGAAGCGCGGCGTATTGCGCGTTTTGAACTTGCCCGTTATGCGGCGCAGGCTTTGATGATGCCCTATCGCGCCTTTCGCGATGCGGCGGTGCGTGTGCATTATGATATCGATGTGCTGCGTTCGCGTTTTGGCGTGTCGTTTCAGCAGGCAGCAAACCGGCTCACCACCTTGCAACGACCGGGGGAGAGTGCCGTGCCATTTTTCTTGATGGAAGTCGACCATGCGGGCAATCGTCTGCGCCTAGCAGGCGCGCAGGGCTTTCCGCAGCGTTTTGGCGGGCAATGCCCGAAACTCGCCGTTTATTCGGCCTTCGCGCAAGCGGGACAGGTATTGGCCGAGCCGGTTGTGTTTCCCGATGGCTCGGCTTTCCTGACGGTTTCGCGCACATTGGAAGGACCGCAAGGTGCATTTGGCGAGCGTCCACGCCGCACGGCTATCCTTTTGGGTTGCGCTATGGAAGCCGCTGGTGACACGGTCTATGGAGCGGGAAAAGCGGCAGCCATTGAAATCGGTCCCGCCTGCAGGCTTTGCGAGCGGCAGGGCTGCATCACCCGCGCCGAGCCGCCGCTGACGCGTCCGCTCGGGCTTGACGAGATGGTGGCGGGACTGTCCGCGTTTGATTTTCAGTAG
- the aceA gene encoding isocitrate lyase: MTDFYSLIPSAPKGRFDGIERPHTAEDVKRLRGSVDIRYSLAEMGANRLWKLIHDEDFVNALGALSGNQAMQMVRAGLKAIYLSGWQVAADANTASAMYPDQSLYPANAAPELAKRINKTLQRADQIETAEGNGLSVDTWFAPIVADAEAGFGGPLNAFEIMKAFIEAGAAGVHYEDQLASEKKCGHLGGKVLIPTAAHIRNLNAARLAADVMGTATLVIARTDAEAAKLLTSDIDERDQPFVDYDAGRTAEGFYQVKNGIEPCIARAIAYAPYCDLIWMETSKPDLEQARRFADAVHKAHPGKLLAYNCSPSFNWKKNLDDATIAKFQHELGTMGYKFQFITLAGFHQLNHGMFELARGYKDRQMAAYSELQQAEFASEVNGYTATKHQREVGTGYFDAVSLAITGGKSSTTAMRESTETAQFRPAAE; encoded by the coding sequence ATGACAGATTTTTACAGCCTTATTCCTTCCGCGCCCAAGGGCCGCTTTGATGGTATCGAGCGCCCGCATACGGCTGAAGACGTCAAAAGGCTGCGCGGCTCGGTGGATATCCGCTATTCGCTGGCCGAAATGGGGGCCAACCGTCTGTGGAAGCTTATCCACGACGAGGATTTTGTGAATGCGCTCGGTGCCTTGTCGGGCAATCAGGCTATGCAGATGGTCCGCGCAGGCCTCAAGGCGATCTATCTCTCGGGCTGGCAGGTGGCGGCGGATGCCAATACGGCGTCAGCCATGTATCCCGACCAGTCGCTTTATCCGGCCAATGCGGCACCGGAACTGGCCAAACGTATCAACAAGACGCTGCAACGCGCCGACCAGATCGAAACCGCCGAGGGCAACGGGCTTTCAGTCGACACTTGGTTTGCTCCCATCGTTGCCGATGCGGAAGCAGGCTTTGGCGGGCCGCTCAATGCGTTCGAGATCATGAAGGCGTTCATCGAGGCGGGCGCTGCTGGTGTCCATTATGAAGACCAGCTCGCATCCGAGAAGAAGTGCGGCCATCTCGGCGGCAAGGTTCTGATCCCGACGGCTGCGCATATCCGCAATCTCAATGCAGCGCGTCTGGCAGCCGATGTGATGGGCACAGCAACGCTGGTCATCGCGCGAACCGATGCAGAAGCCGCCAAGCTTTTGACCTCGGATATTGACGAGCGCGACCAGCCCTTTGTCGATTATGACGCGGGCCGGACTGCGGAAGGCTTTTATCAGGTGAAAAACGGCATCGAGCCCTGCATTGCGCGTGCGATTGCCTATGCGCCCTATTGCGATCTGATCTGGATGGAGACTTCCAAGCCCGATCTCGAACAGGCGCGTCGTTTTGCCGATGCCGTGCACAAGGCGCATCCGGGCAAGCTTCTGGCCTACAATTGCTCGCCATCGTTCAACTGGAAAAAGAATCTCGATGACGCGACGATTGCCAAATTCCAGCATGAGCTGGGGACCATGGGCTACAAGTTCCAGTTCATCACGCTGGCGGGCTTCCATCAGCTCAACCACGGTATGTTCGAGCTGGCACGTGGCTATAAAGACCGGCAGATGGCCGCCTATTCCGAGTTGCAACAGGCGGAATTCGCGTCCGAAGTCAATGGTTATACGGCAACGAAACACCAGCGTGAGGTCGGCACCGGCTATTTCGATGCCGTGTCGCTGGCCATTACCGGAGGTAAGTCTTCGACGACCGCCATGCGTGAATCAACCGAAACCGCGCAGTTCAGACCCGCTGCCGAGTAG
- a CDS encoding glutamine synthetase family protein encodes MSADTTEKKVTRAPRRRTPSYVKALRGVKNWKQATEWLAWRDIEDIECITPDQAGVARGKMMPSKKFTSNTSLALPSAVFMATISGEYPEDGYGFHYPADDGDLRLLPDLSTLSAVPWESDATAQVICDLVYQDGRAVEFTPRNVLRRVVAAFNRRGLKPVVAPEIEFYLVRKNPDPDYPLTPPVGRSGRAIGGGQGYSIAGVNEFDELIDDIYHFSEGQGLEIDTLIHEEGAAQLEINLRHGDPVELADQVFMFKRTIREAALKHDMYATFMAKPIQGQPGSAMHIHQSVVDKKTGQNIFTNEDGSESEAFRHFLGGMQKHVPNALVMFAPYVNSYRRLTPDASAPVNVKWGYDNRTTAFRVPRSSPDARRVENRIPSSDANPYLALAASLACGLIGLINKLEAEEPATTSVNTKEIELPRGLIDAVELFEEDTELGNMLGSSFVTTYAAIKRAEFETFMEVISPWEREFLLLNV; translated from the coding sequence ATGTCTGCTGATACGACGGAGAAAAAGGTTACGCGAGCGCCGCGTCGCCGTACGCCGAGTTATGTCAAGGCGCTGCGTGGTGTGAAAAATTGGAAACAGGCCACCGAATGGCTGGCCTGGCGCGATATCGAAGACATCGAATGCATCACCCCCGATCAGGCAGGTGTGGCGCGCGGCAAGATGATGCCGTCTAAAAAATTCACCTCCAATACCTCGCTGGCGCTTCCTTCCGCCGTTTTCATGGCGACGATTTCCGGCGAATACCCCGAAGATGGCTATGGTTTCCACTATCCGGCAGATGACGGTGATCTGCGGCTTTTACCGGACCTCTCCACACTTTCGGCGGTGCCGTGGGAATCTGATGCCACAGCGCAGGTGATCTGCGATCTCGTCTATCAGGACGGACGCGCGGTGGAATTCACGCCGCGCAATGTGCTGCGTCGCGTGGTCGCCGCCTTTAACAGGCGCGGTTTGAAGCCGGTCGTCGCCCCCGAAATCGAGTTCTATCTGGTGCGCAAGAACCCCGATCCCGATTATCCGCTGACCCCGCCGGTCGGTCGCTCCGGCCGCGCCATTGGCGGCGGGCAAGGCTATTCGATCGCAGGTGTCAATGAATTCGATGAATTGATAGATGACATCTACCATTTTTCCGAAGGTCAAGGTCTGGAAATCGACACGCTGATCCACGAGGAAGGGGCTGCACAGCTTGAAATAAACCTGCGCCACGGCGATCCGGTCGAACTTGCCGATCAGGTCTTTATGTTCAAGCGAACCATTCGTGAAGCAGCACTCAAGCACGACATGTATGCGACCTTTATGGCAAAGCCCATTCAGGGCCAGCCCGGCTCGGCTATGCATATTCACCAATCCGTCGTCGATAAGAAAACGGGACAGAACATCTTTACCAATGAGGATGGCAGCGAAAGCGAGGCTTTTCGCCATTTTCTCGGTGGCATGCAAAAACATGTGCCGAATGCATTGGTGATGTTTGCACCCTATGTAAATTCCTATCGCCGCCTGACCCCGGATGCATCTGCACCTGTTAACGTCAAATGGGGCTATGACAATCGCACCACGGCATTTCGTGTGCCGCGCTCGTCGCCCGATGCGCGACGTGTTGAAAACCGCATTCCATCCTCTGACGCCAACCCCTATCTGGCGCTGGCGGCGTCACTTGCCTGTGGCCTGATCGGGCTTATCAATAAGCTTGAGGCTGAGGAACCGGCAACAACAAGCGTCAACACCAAGGAGATCGAATTGCCGCGCGGGCTGATCGATGCGGTGGAGCTATTCGAGGAAGACACGGAACTCGGCAATATGCTCGGCAGTTCGTTTGTTACCACCTATGCCGCCATCAAGCGCGCCGAATTTGAAACTTTCATGGAAGTCATCAGCCCCTGGGAACGCGAGTTCCTGCTGCTCAACGTTTGA
- a CDS encoding FAD-binding oxidoreductase, which yields MPYQSPISPGYSWYEASVSVRPQYPELDGAQQADVAVIGGGYTGLSAAYHLARQGADVILIDAARFGDGASGRNGGQLGTGQRTWAEDLEKQYGFARAKALFDVADEAKAHMLAFAKEHTIDMDYVPGQISAVHKPRYLKAYQDHAQAMAARFNYPHIRFVEQAEMASLLGSSRYHGGVYDAGTGHIHPLKLLVGTAKAAQAAGARLFENTKATKISTASGRVEIQTPRGTITARHTFLAVNAHGGDLEPTSASHVMPIRSFIGVTVPLGDDSSVIPGGESVDDSRFVVRYFRRSKDGRLLFGGREAYTADNPRDISTHIRRQIAEIYPALENVEITHAWGGSVGITMPRQPFVREVMPGVISAGGYSGHGVMLANFMGRLYAEAISGKRDKLKLFEELHIPAFPGGRTLRAPLLFLALSWYALKDRL from the coding sequence ATGCCATACCAGTCACCCATTTCTCCGGGCTATTCGTGGTACGAAGCCAGTGTTTCCGTACGACCGCAGTATCCCGAACTTGACGGCGCGCAACAGGCTGATGTCGCCGTCATCGGTGGCGGCTATACGGGTTTGTCAGCCGCCTATCATTTGGCGCGGCAGGGTGCGGATGTGATCCTGATTGATGCGGCGCGCTTCGGTGATGGCGCATCGGGCCGCAACGGCGGACAGCTTGGTACCGGCCAGCGCACATGGGCTGAAGACCTTGAGAAGCAATATGGTTTTGCGCGGGCCAAGGCGCTGTTTGATGTTGCAGACGAGGCCAAAGCGCATATGCTTGCCTTTGCCAAAGAGCACACTATCGATATGGACTATGTGCCTGGGCAGATTTCCGCCGTCCATAAACCGCGCTATCTGAAAGCCTATCAGGATCACGCGCAAGCGATGGCGGCGCGTTTCAATTATCCGCATATACGCTTTGTCGAGCAGGCCGAAATGGCGTCCCTTTTAGGCTCCAGCCGCTATCACGGGGGCGTTTATGATGCGGGTACTGGGCACATTCATCCGCTGAAACTGCTAGTTGGTACGGCAAAGGCGGCGCAGGCCGCAGGCGCACGGCTGTTCGAGAATACCAAAGCGACAAAAATCTCCACGGCGAGCGGTCGCGTGGAAATTCAAACCCCGCGCGGTACGATCACCGCCCGCCATACCTTTCTTGCCGTCAATGCGCATGGCGGCGATCTCGAGCCCACAAGTGCTTCGCACGTCATGCCAATCCGGTCCTTCATCGGGGTAACTGTGCCGCTTGGTGATGACAGTTCCGTCATACCGGGCGGGGAATCGGTGGATGATTCACGCTTCGTCGTGCGCTATTTCCGTCGCTCCAAGGATGGCCGTTTGCTGTTTGGCGGACGTGAGGCGTATACGGCGGACAACCCGCGTGACATCAGCACGCATATCCGGCGCCAGATCGCGGAAATCTATCCGGCACTTGAGAACGTCGAGATCACCCATGCATGGGGCGGTTCGGTCGGCATCACCATGCCGCGCCAGCCTTTTGTACGCGAGGTGATGCCCGGCGTCATTTCCGCTGGCGGTTATTCGGGCCACGGCGTGATGCTGGCCAATTTCATGGGTAGGCTATACGCCGAGGCCATTTCCGGCAAGCGCGACAAGCTGAAACTGTTCGAGGAGCTGCACATTCCAGCCTTCCCCGGCGGTCGCACCCTGCGCGCACCGCTGCTGTTTCTGGCCCTGTCGTGGTATGCGCTTAAAGACCGGCTGTAA
- the betC gene encoding choline-sulfatase, with translation MKKPNILILMVDQLNGTFFPDGPAQFLHVPHLRALAERSSRFANCYTPSPLCAPARASFMSGQLPFRTGVYDNAAEFSSEIPTYAHHLRNGGYQTALSGKMHFVGPDQLHGFEQRLTTDIYPADFGWTPDYRKPGERIDWWYHNLGSITDAGSAEITNQLEYDDEVAYQAEAKLYDLARSHDERPWCLTVSFTHPHDPYVARKRFFDLYADIPELDPKIGPLAETEIDPHSERLLRACKAEDYDLTREQVRAARQAYFANISYVDEKIGQLLDVIERCNMAQDTIVVFTSDHGDMLGERGLWFKMSFFEGAARVPLMISAPQLPAGRVDTPVSTLDVLPTLADLAGIDLMGIMPWTDGVSLRGVASGNETRGAVPIEYAAEGTIAPMVSMREGPWKLNLCRADPPQLFNLDDDAAELRNLAGSPAYQTILHDLTRKAEARWNLDRYDADVRASQARRHVVYPALRNGAYYPWDYQPLQKASERYMRNHMDLNVLEENQRFPR, from the coding sequence ATGAAAAAGCCGAATATCCTCATTCTCATGGTCGATCAGTTGAACGGAACGTTCTTCCCCGACGGTCCCGCGCAGTTTTTGCATGTGCCGCATTTGCGTGCGCTGGCTGAGCGTTCGTCACGCTTTGCAAATTGCTATACGCCAAGCCCGCTTTGTGCCCCCGCGCGTGCCTCGTTCATGTCGGGGCAGTTGCCGTTTCGCACCGGCGTCTATGACAATGCGGCCGAGTTTTCATCGGAAATTCCGACCTACGCCCATCATTTGCGTAATGGCGGCTACCAGACCGCGCTTTCGGGCAAGATGCATTTTGTCGGCCCCGACCAGTTGCATGGGTTCGAGCAGCGTCTGACCACCGATATTTATCCGGCCGATTTCGGCTGGACGCCGGATTATCGTAAGCCCGGTGAACGCATCGACTGGTGGTATCATAATCTCGGCTCCATTACGGATGCTGGCTCGGCCGAAATCACCAACCAGCTCGAATATGACGATGAGGTGGCCTATCAGGCCGAAGCCAAGCTTTACGATCTGGCGCGCAGCCATGACGAAAGGCCATGGTGTCTGACGGTGAGTTTTACCCATCCGCACGACCCTTATGTGGCGCGCAAACGCTTTTTCGATCTTTATGCCGATATTCCCGAACTCGATCCAAAGATCGGACCCTTGGCGGAAACGGAAATCGACCCGCACAGCGAACGCCTTTTGCGTGCCTGCAAGGCGGAGGATTATGATCTGACCCGCGAGCAGGTGAGGGCAGCGCGACAGGCCTATTTCGCCAATATCTCCTATGTCGATGAAAAGATCGGGCAATTGCTCGATGTGATCGAGCGCTGCAACATGGCCCAAGATACGATTGTTGTCTTCACCTCCGATCATGGCGACATGCTGGGCGAGCGTGGATTGTGGTTCAAGATGAGCTTCTTTGAGGGTGCAGCAAGGGTGCCTCTGATGATTTCCGCCCCGCAATTGCCCGCTGGTCGTGTCGATACGCCGGTTTCGACGCTCGACGTGCTGCCGACGCTAGCCGATCTGGCAGGCATCGATCTTATGGGCATCATGCCTTGGACGGACGGGGTTTCGCTGAGGGGCGTTGCATCAGGTAATGAGACACGTGGTGCCGTCCCAATCGAATATGCGGCCGAAGGCACGATTGCGCCCATGGTTTCCATGCGCGAAGGGCCATGGAAGCTGAACCTTTGCCGTGCCGACCCGCCGCAATTGTTCAATCTCGATGATGATGCGGCCGAACTGCGCAATCTGGCAGGGTCGCCCGCTTATCAGACAATACTACACGATCTTACGCGCAAAGCGGAAGCCCGCTGGAATCTCGATCGATATGACGCCGATGTGCGCGCAAGCCAGGCGCGGCGGCATGTGGTCTATCCGGCACTTCGCAACGGCGCCTATTATCCATGGGATTATCAGCCCCTGCAAAAAGCGTCCGAGCGCTATATGCGCAATCACATGGACCTCAATGTGCTGGAGGAGAATCAGCGTTTTCCGCGCTGA
- the choX gene encoding choline ABC transporter substrate-binding protein, which translates to MHYLKLTALALTAFTALNGAAFAADPAACQTIRLSDPGWTDITSTNAIASVLLNGLGYKADVKTMSVPIGYEALKSGNTDVFLGNWMPAQQKFRDDLDQAEAAEVIVKNLEGAKFTLAVPDYVANEGVKDFADLGAHADKFSKQIYGIEPGAPANQNIEKIIADEKFKLDGWKIVESSEQAMLAQVERKNKDKNWVVFLAWAPHPMNTKLNIEYLTGGDDYFGPNFGGAEVFTLARTGWAAECPNAATFFKNLVFSVDIENALMDKILNDGTEGPDAARQWLKANPTQIDTWLEGVTTFKGEPGTEAVKASLGL; encoded by the coding sequence ATGCACTATCTGAAATTGACCGCTTTGGCACTTACCGCTTTCACGGCATTGAATGGCGCGGCCTTCGCCGCCGATCCGGCTGCATGCCAAACCATCCGCTTGTCCGATCCGGGCTGGACCGACATCACCTCCACCAATGCCATTGCCAGCGTATTGTTAAACGGGCTTGGCTATAAGGCTGATGTGAAGACCATGTCGGTGCCGATTGGCTATGAAGCGCTCAAAAGCGGTAATACCGACGTATTTCTTGGCAACTGGATGCCTGCGCAGCAAAAATTCCGTGACGATCTCGATCAAGCCGAGGCCGCCGAAGTGATTGTGAAGAATCTCGAAGGTGCGAAGTTCACGCTGGCGGTGCCTGATTATGTGGCAAACGAAGGCGTGAAGGATTTTGCCGATCTTGGTGCCCATGCGGACAAGTTCAGCAAACAGATCTATGGTATCGAACCCGGAGCGCCCGCTAACCAGAACATCGAAAAAATCATTGCCGATGAAAAATTCAAGCTTGATGGCTGGAAGATCGTTGAATCGAGCGAGCAGGCGATGCTGGCGCAGGTCGAGCGTAAGAATAAGGACAAGAATTGGGTTGTGTTTCTCGCCTGGGCGCCGCATCCCATGAACACCAAGCTCAATATTGAATATCTGACCGGCGGCGATGATTATTTCGGGCCGAATTTTGGCGGGGCGGAAGTGTTTACTTTGGCGCGCACCGGCTGGGCTGCCGAGTGTCCAAATGCCGCGACATTTTTCAAGAATCTGGTGTTCAGCGTCGATATCGAGAATGCACTGATGGACAAGATCCTGAATGACGGGACAGAAGGACCGGATGCAGCCAGGCAATGGCTGAAGGCAAATCCCACGCAGATCGACACATGGCTTGAAGGCGTCACCACCTTCAAGGGTGAACCGGGCACTGAGGCCGTCAAGGCCAGTCTCGGCCTCTGA